The Fusarium falciforme chromosome 4, complete sequence genomic interval CCTTTTTTCACGATGTGTCGAATTGTCTCACCTtaatcttcctcttcttgcaCGTCGCGCACGCTCTACTTGGTTTCCCCGTATTGACCATCTTGCCTTAATCTTTACCCCGACACTTGTGCAAAGGTGGCATGAAGCCGGTACATATGTAGTTTCGCACGTAATCAGTAGTTCATGCGAGTTGTCCAATCAGAAAGGGTTTTTGCTATTTGTTTTCAGCTGCTGACGGGGCTAACATGATCCCTGCCGCCACTTTTGTTCGGCATTGTCCGAAGAGCATCACCATTCGGCTATTTAGACGGTGAATTTGGAATGACCGCAGTTCTTCAAATCCTGTAGTTCCAAATGTTACCTTGACTTACCATGATCCCTGCATGATGGTAGTTTCTCTGATAGGTTCCCTCAGTAGATCCGAGGATATAAGGCTGATGCAGCGCCCTTTGGTAGCTGTTTGACTTGACTGGATCACTTCACACTCTTTAAGCTTCTCCTGTTTGACCAGACTTGATACCCCGCGTTATTGGTCAAAATGAGGCCTTTGTTTCCCCTTCTAGTGCTCGTTAGCAGTGTGGCGGCCGCCCCGTCAAAGTCGTGTGCAACCCCCACGTCACTTCCCACCATCGACCTCGGATATGAGATTCACCAGGCCATTTCTTTCAACGTACGTATCTGTGACAGCTCAATGCTCCCGACTAACAGTAGTCCAGGAAACCGGCCAGTACTACAACTTCTCCAATATTCGATACGCCAGGCCTCCCACTGGCGAGCTTCGGTTCGCCGCACCCCAACCACCAGTGAAGAACCGCAAAGCCATCCAGAAGGGTGACATCGGCTCGTCATGCCCGCAAGCATTAGCCGAGTGGTACGCCTGCAACTTGGCTTTACAAAAACAAGTGATCAAATCACCCAGTGAATGCAGCAAGCATCTCATCCCTCCGCCTGATCCCTTAGAGAGGGAAGACTGCCTCTTCTTGGATGTCATTGCTCCTCGTGCGGTCTTCGATGAGCCTTCGAACAAGATTCCGGTAATGGTTTGGGTCTATGGTGGTGGCTATGCATTTGGTCGAAAGGGACTTGATGGCGATCCGTCTGGGTTGATTGAGCGGAGCAAGGAGGTTGATCCTGATGGTCGTGGTGTGATTTTCGTCACCTTTAACTATCGAGTATGTCTCAGTTTGTGTAACGGTCAGAACAAAACTGACAAGGGTTTTAGGGCGGAGCATTCGGCTTCTTGTCTGGCCCCAATGTTAGGGCAAACGGCACCGCCAATGTCGGACTGCTCGATCAACGCCTGGCATTGGAATGGGTACAAGACAACATCCATCTCTTTGGTGGCGACAAGGACCGCGTGACAGTCTTTGGTCAGTCTGCGGGAGGTGGCTCTATCATGCACCAAATCACCGCATATGGAGGTCTTCGTGGCCGAGTCCCTTTCCAACAAGCCATCATACAATCCCCTGGAATCCCTCTCCTCCCTGGCAACAAGCAGCAGGATGATCTATTCCAAGATTTCCTCGGCAGATTGAACGTCTCAACCATCCAGGAAGCTCGCCAGCTTCCTTACGAAGCTTTATACAAGGCCAACGCCGACATGGTAGCCATCTCTCCCCAAGGCACATTCACCTGGGCACCTGGTCCCGACGGATCATTTGTCCCAGCTCTCCCAGGCACTCTTCTTGCCCAAGGTAGTTTTGATAAGTCTGTCAAGATCATGACTGCGTTCAACCACAACGAGACCGAGTACTTCACCAGCCGGGACAACGTCAACAATACCGTCTTTGTCGATAACCTCAAGGCCACGTTCCCGGGCGCTCAGAAGTCCGTCATCGACTATATCTCCAAGAAACTTTACCCACCTGTTTTCGACAGAAGCCAGCCATACAAGGATTTCTTCACCCGCGCCAAGCTGTCCTTGGCCGAAGCCGGCTT includes:
- a CDS encoding Carboxylic ester hydrolase, encoding MRPLFPLLVLVSSVAAAPSKSCATPTSLPTIDLGYEIHQAISFNETGQYYNFSNIRYARPPTGELRFAAPQPPVKNRKAIQKGDIGSSCPQALAEWYACNLALQKQVIKSPSECSKHLIPPPDPLEREDCLFLDVIAPRAVFDEPSNKIPVMVWVYGGGYAFGRKGLDGDPSGLIERSKEVDPDGRGVIFVTFNYRGGAFGFLSGPNVRANGTANVGLLDQRLALEWVQDNIHLFGGDKDRVTVFGQSAGGGSIMHQITAYGGLRGRVPFQQAIIQSPGIPLLPGNKQQDDLFQDFLGRLNVSTIQEARQLPYEALYKANADMVAISPQGTFTWAPGPDGSFVPALPGTLLAQGSFDKSVKIMTAFNHNETEYFTSRDNVNNTVFVDNLKATFPGAQKSVIDYISKKLYPPVFDRSQPYKDFFTRAKLSLAEAGFVCNTHYLQKAFSRLGSTYGYKFSVPPSFHGLDVFFTFFNGPSEVVPASAGPLALMLQRYLVSFALTGKPNAQPELDMPVYGPKSQLLQFTDSGLDIIPDPSNNDRCEWWQKALYF